The following is a genomic window from Magnetospirillum sp. 15-1.
GGCCCTCGATACGCATGGCCGCCGTGCCGCGCCGGCCGCCCAGCAGCACGTCGACGATGGAGTAGATCAGCGACGAATCGACGGTCAGCAGGCCGAAATTGTCCCATTCCTCGGCCTTGAACACCGCCAGCATGGCGGGCAGGGGAATGGAGTTCAGATAGTCGCCGAAGCGGAGCGAAAGGATGTTGTCCAGCGAGACTTCCACGTTGTCCGACGTGAAGTTGCGCATGGAGGTCGACATCATGCGGACCAGGCGGTCGAACACCACTTCCAGCATGGGAAGGCGTTCGTACGACACCAGGGCCGAGTTGAGGATGGCCTGGATGCCCGACTTGTCGCCCGCGCCGCCGATATCGTCGTCGAAGCCCAGCAGCGAGTCGATTTCGTCCTGGTTCAGGACGCGGGTGGCGTCCTTGGCCACCGCCGCCTGGGTCTCGCCCGAGCTGTCGCCGGCGCCGAGCATGGCTTCCCATTCGGCGGCCATGTCGCCGCCGCCGTCACCGCCGCCGGCGGCATCACCGCCACCGCCATCGCCACCGCCGGCATCGTCGCCGGCCATGGCGGCCCATTCCTTCATCAGGGCCTCTTCGTCCTCGGCCCCGCGGCTGGTTCCACCGTCGTTCATCGCCATGTCGGTCTATCCCGCCGGTCCGTCATTGAACCAGCATTTCCTTGAAGAGGACGTCATTGACCTTAACCGGCTTGACCGCCGCATTGACGCGGGTCAGCAATTCCTCGCGCAGCAGATGCATGCCCGATGCGCCCTGCAGATCCTCGACCCGCAATTCGCGCAGGTAGATCTGGAAGTTGTCGATGATGCGGGGCAGCATCTGCTCGACGCGGGGCTGGTCGGTGACCGCCTCCAGCTCGAGCGCCACCCGGAGCTTGAGGAAGGCCTGCTTGCGCCCCGTGGTCTGCAGGTTGACCAGCATCTCGGGCAGGTCCATGAACGACGCCGCCTGCACCGCCTTGGGCGGGGGCGGGGCCGCCGCCTCGGCCGGGGCGTGCTCCTCCTTCTTGCTGGTCAGCTTGTCCAGCAGGCCGGAGAAATAGATACCGGCACCAGCGCCCGCCAGCAGGAGGATGGGCAGCACGATGATCAGGATCTTCTTGATCGGCAGTTTTTTAGACGGTGACTCGGATATCTCGTCCGAGCCCTCACCTTCTTCGAAATCTTCTTCCAGATCTTCGGCCATGGCCCTCTTCCGCCGCTCGGGCCGCGCGAACCCACCCAGGGCCCACACGTGCGCATCCTAAAAACTAGACCTTTGCGGTTAACAGAAGGTTGAGCCGGCGCAAAAGATAGGGAATCCACCCCATCCGCCCCGCGTGCTCTCCCCCACCACGGCGCCACGATAGCAATGCCGGGGGGCGCCCGGCAATAACTGCCCGGCAACCGCTGCCCCGAAGGATGGCCCGGGCGAAGGAAATGGCGGATTTCCTCGATTCCCGAAGTTGGCACGCCGGTTGCAAGGATGGCGGCGCAAGAAATTGCCAACACGGATTTGAGCCATGCAGAACACATCCTACATCGCGTTGTCCCGCCAGGCGGCCTTGTGGCGCCAGATGGAAGTGGTGGCCAACAACATGGCCAACACCAATACCCCCGGTTTCAAGGGGGAGCAGATGATGTTTCGCGAATTCCTGGTCCCCACCCGGTCGTCCGAGCGCGCCGTCGGCAACAAGCTGGCCTTCGTGCAGGACGTCGGCGTGCTGCGCGACACCCGCGAGGGGCCGCTGACCAAGACCGACAATCCCCTGGATTTCGCCCTGCATGGCGACGGCTACTTCCAGATCGAGACCGAGGCCGGCATGCGCTATGCCCGCAACGGCCATTTCCGCCTGGACCAGACCGGCATGCTGGTCAACACCCAGGGCTTCGCGGTGATGGACGATCGCGACCAGCCCATCGTCTTCGCCCCCAACGAGACCCAGATCGAGGTTTCGCCCGACGGCACCATCTCCACCGAGAACGGCCGCGTGGCCCGCATCAAGGTCGTCAAGTTCGAGAACGACCAGCAGATGCGCAAGGCCGGCGATTCCATGTACGAGACCACCCAGGACCCCGAGATCGTCCAGTCCCCCTACGTCGCCCAGGGCATGATGGAGGAATCCAACATTCAGCCCGTGATGGAGATGACCCGCATGACCCAGATCCTGCGGGAATACCAGGGGGTGCAGAAGATGCTGGATGCCGAGCACGAACGCCAGCTCAAGGCCATCCAGACCCTGAGCAACGCCAAGACCAACTGACCGGTTCAACGAGTAAGGAACTCACGCCATGCGCTCCCTGAACATCGCCGCGACCGGCATGCTGGCCCAGCAGACCAACGTCGAAGTCATCTCGAACAACATCGCGAACATGAACACCACCGCCTATACCCGGCGGCGGCCCGAATTCGCGGACCTGCTCTACCAGAACCTGCGCCGCGTCGGCTCGCAGTCGTCGGATACCGGCACCATCGTGCCGACCGGCGTGCAGTTGGGCCTGGGCGTCAAGACCACCGCCGTGTACCGCATCACCGAGCAGGGCAGCGTCCAGAGCACCGACAACACGCTGGACATGGCGGTCCAGGGCAAGGGCTACTTCCAGATCAAGCTGCCCTCGGGCGAGACCGCCTATACCCGCGACGGTTCCTTCCAGCTGTCGCCGGAAGGCGACATCGTCACCCACGAGGGCTTCCAGGTGATCCCCCAGGTCACCATCCCCAAGGATGCGGTGGGCGTCACCATCGACTCCACCGGCCAGGTGATCGTCAAGCAGGACGGCCAGACCCAGAGCCAGGTCAAGGGGCAGCTGACGCTGGCCATCTTCGCCAACGATGCCGGCCTGGAAGCGCGCGGCGGCAACCTGTTCATGGAAACCCCGGCCTCGGGCCAGCCGCAGGTGCAGACCCCCGGCAAGCCCGGCTTCGGCACCGTCCTGCAGGGCTACCTCGAGACCTCCAACGTCAACGTGGTGGCCGAGGTGACCAACCTGATCGGCGCCCAGCGCGCCTATGAAATGAACTCGAAGGTCATTCAGGCATCCGACGAGATGCTGTCGACCATCAACCAGATGAAGTAGTGAGGCCATCATGATCCGCCGCCTCTGCCTTCGTGCCACCATCGCCGGACTGGCCCTGGCCGCCGCCTTCGGGAGCGCCCGCGCCACCGAACTGCCGCCCCAGCTGAAGCCCAATGTCGTGCTTACGGGCGATGCCATCACCCTGGGCGATATCTGGGAGAATATCGGCGACAAGGCCGGTACGCCCCTGGCCAACGCTCCGGCTCCGGGCAAGCGGATCACCCTGGAAACCCGTTGGCTGGTGGCCGTGGCCCAGTCCTACGGCATCGACTGGCGCCCCGCCACACCGTTCGAGCGCTCGGTGGTCGAGCGCGCCGGCCAGAGCGTCGACATCCGCGCCATCGAGACCGAGCTTCGGGAAGCCCTGGCCATGGAGGGCGCCCCCGCCGGCGCCTCCATCGAAATCAGCAACCGCCAGCAGCTCCATATCGTCATTCCGACCACCACGTCGCCCACCGTGGCGGTCAAGGATCTGGTCTACGACCCGCGCATGAACCGCTTCCAGGCGGTGCTGGAGGCCCCGGCCGGCGCGCCCAATTCCGTCCGCTTCAAGGTGATGGGCAGTGTCTTCGCCTCGGCGCGCATCCCCGTCCTCGTCCATGCCATGGGCCGCGGCGAGGTGATCGGCGAGGCCGACATCCAGTGGGTGGACGTCCGCGAGGAAGTGGTTCGCCGCGATGTGATCAGCAATCCCCGCATGCTGGTCGGCCTGGAGCCCCGCTACCAACTGCGCGCCGGCGTGCCGGTCCGCACCAACGAGGTGCAAAAGCCGGTGGTGGTGGGCAAGAACAGCTCGGTGACCATCGTGCTTCGCTCCAAGTTCATGACGCTGACCGCCCAGGGCCGCGCCATGGAGGACGGCAGTGTCGGCGACGT
Proteins encoded in this region:
- the fliM gene encoding flagellar motor switch protein FliM; this translates as MAMNDGGTSRGAEDEEALMKEWAAMAGDDAGGGDGGGGDAAGGGDGGGDMAAEWEAMLGAGDSSGETQAAVAKDATRVLNQDEIDSLLGFDDDIGGAGDKSGIQAILNSALVSYERLPMLEVVFDRLVRMMSTSMRNFTSDNVEVSLDNILSLRFGDYLNSIPLPAMLAVFKAEEWDNFGLLTVDSSLIYSIVDVLLGGRRGTAAMRIEGRPYTTIERNLVERMVHVVLSDLSAAFDPLSPVTFRFDRLETNPRFATISRPSNAAIVAKLRIDMEDRGGRLELLLPYATLEPVRELLLQMFMGEKFGRDSIWETHLAEELWLTEVELEAVLDEQVMNLREVLNWKPGSKFMLNATAESPIDMRCGDVAMFRGRMGRKGQHIAIQVDESTIKTG
- a CDS encoding flagellar basal body-associated FliL family protein — protein: MAEDLEEDFEEGEGSDEISESPSKKLPIKKILIIVLPILLLAGAGAGIYFSGLLDKLTSKKEEHAPAEAAAPPPPKAVQAASFMDLPEMLVNLQTTGRKQAFLKLRVALELEAVTDQPRVEQMLPRIIDNFQIYLRELRVEDLQGASGMHLLREELLTRVNAAVKPVKVNDVLFKEMLVQ
- the flgF gene encoding flagellar basal-body rod protein FlgF, with product MQNTSYIALSRQAALWRQMEVVANNMANTNTPGFKGEQMMFREFLVPTRSSERAVGNKLAFVQDVGVLRDTREGPLTKTDNPLDFALHGDGYFQIETEAGMRYARNGHFRLDQTGMLVNTQGFAVMDDRDQPIVFAPNETQIEVSPDGTISTENGRVARIKVVKFENDQQMRKAGDSMYETTQDPEIVQSPYVAQGMMEESNIQPVMEMTRMTQILREYQGVQKMLDAEHERQLKAIQTLSNAKTN
- the flgG gene encoding flagellar basal-body rod protein FlgG, which gives rise to MRSLNIAATGMLAQQTNVEVISNNIANMNTTAYTRRRPEFADLLYQNLRRVGSQSSDTGTIVPTGVQLGLGVKTTAVYRITEQGSVQSTDNTLDMAVQGKGYFQIKLPSGETAYTRDGSFQLSPEGDIVTHEGFQVIPQVTIPKDAVGVTIDSTGQVIVKQDGQTQSQVKGQLTLAIFANDAGLEARGGNLFMETPASGQPQVQTPGKPGFGTVLQGYLETSNVNVVAEVTNLIGAQRAYEMNSKVIQASDEMLSTINQMK
- the flgA gene encoding flagellar basal body P-ring formation chaperone FlgA, encoding MIRRLCLRATIAGLALAAAFGSARATELPPQLKPNVVLTGDAITLGDIWENIGDKAGTPLANAPAPGKRITLETRWLVAVAQSYGIDWRPATPFERSVVERAGQSVDIRAIETELREALAMEGAPAGASIEISNRQQLHIVIPTTTSPTVAVKDLVYDPRMNRFQAVLEAPAGAPNSVRFKVMGSVFASARIPVLVHAMGRGEVIGEADIQWVDVREEVVRRDVISNPRMLVGLEPRYQLRAGVPVRTNEVQKPVVVGKNSSVTIVLRSKFMTLTAQGRAMEDGSVGDVIRVTNVHSKQTVDAKVEGPGQVSVMPGGLRTLANN